A stretch of the Glycine soja cultivar W05 chromosome 13, ASM419377v2, whole genome shotgun sequence genome encodes the following:
- the LOC114381392 gene encoding uncharacterized protein LOC114381392, which yields MVSFHKALAETPIAEVPSELEAPPRKRKWEDETLTEEFFKHDPTDEKRKSIFGIELHLETPLPSHKLQQYLTIQSGQIHLCNTGDLLERNSYTEAPSLGQRSLDLELSLKKKEDGYDINEKKNYGSSGSAFGERDLFLVESSKSKKDDSCVLTRPAPSWLSSEGDDHKEMIATVCMRCHMLVMLCKSSPACPNCKFMHPPGQNPSKFLKKKKVQPLLC from the exons ATGGTTTCCTTTCACAAAGCTTTGGCCGAGACCCCAATAGCAGAAGTTCCATCAGAATTAGAAGCTCCACCAAGGAAGAGAAAGTGGGAAGACGAGACACTCACTGAAGAATTCTTCAAGCATGATCCAACAGATGAGAAGAGAAAATCCATCTTTGGTATAGAGCTACATCTAGAGACACCATTGCCTTCACATAAATTGCAACAATACCTCACTATTCag TCTGGGCAGATACACTTGTGCAACACAGGAGACTTATTGGAGAGAAACTCTTACACTGAAGCACCATCACTTGGCCAAAGGAGCCTAGACCTTGAGCTGTCACtgaagaaaaaggaagatgGTTATGACATAAATGAGAAGAAGAATTATGGTTCTAGTGGGAGTGCGTTTGGTGAACGTGATTTGTTTTTGGTTGAATCAAGCAAGTCCAAAAAGGATGATTCGTGTGTTTTAACTCGACCTGCACCATCGTGGCTATCATCAGAGGGAGACGATCACAAAGAGATGATTGCAACGGTTTGTATGAGGTGCCACATGTTGGTAATGTTGTGCAAGTCTTCCCCTGCTTGTCCTAATTGCAAATTCATGCACCCACCAGGTCAGAACCCTTCAAAAttcttgaagaagaagaaggttcagCCTCTCTTGTGCTAA